In Symphalangus syndactylus isolate Jambi chromosome 6, NHGRI_mSymSyn1-v2.1_pri, whole genome shotgun sequence, a genomic segment contains:
- the CPA1 gene encoding carboxypeptidase A1 — translation MQGLLVLSVLLGAVFGKEDFVGHQVLRISVADEAQVQKVKELEDLEDLQLDFWRGPAHPGFPIDVRVPFPSIQAVKIFLESHSISYETMIEDVQSLLEEEQEQMFAFRSRARSTDTFNYATYHTLEEIYDFLDLLVAENPHLVSKIQIGNTYEGRPIYVLKFSTGGSKRPAIWIDTGIHSREWVTQASGVWFAKKITQDYGQDAAFTAILDTMDIFLEIVTNPDGFAFTHSTNRMWRKTRSHTAGSLCIGVDPNRNWDAGFGLSGASSNPCSETYHGKFANSEVEVKSIVDFVKDHGNIKAFISIHSYSQLLMYPYGYKTEPVPDQDELDQLSKAAVTALASLYGTKFNYGSIIKAIYQASGSTIDWTYSQGIKYSFTFELRDTGRYGFLLPASQIIPTATETWLALLTIMEHTLNHPY, via the exons ATGCAGGGGTTGCTGGTGTTGAGTGTCCTGTTGGGGGCTGTCTTTGGCAAGGAGGACTTTGTGGG GCATCAGGTGCTCCGAATCTCTGTAGCCGATGAGGCCCAGGTACAGAAGGTGAAGGAGCTGGAGGACCTGGAGGACCTGCAG CTGGACTTCTGGCGGGGCCCTGCCCACCCTGGCTTTCCCATCGACGTCCGAGTGCCCTTCCCCAGCATCCAGGCGGTCAAGATCTTTCTGGAGTCCCACAGTATCAGCTATGAGACCATGATCGAGGACGTGCAGTCGCtgctggaggaggagcaggaacAGATGTTCGCCTTCCGGTCCCGGGCGCGCTCCACCGACACCTTTAACTACGCCACCTACCACACCCTGGAGGAG ATCTATGACTTCCTGGACCTGCTGGTGGCAGAGAACCCACACCTTGTCAGCAAGATCCAGATTGGCAACACCTATGAAGGGCGTCCCATTTACGTGCTGAAG TTCAGCACGGGGGGCAGTAAGCGTCCAGCCATCTGGATCGACACAGGCATCCATTCCCGGGAGTGGGTCACCCAGGCCAGTGGGGTCTGGTTTGCAAAGAAG ATCACTCAAGACTACGGGCAGGATGCAGCTTTCACCGCCATTCTCGACACCATGGACATATTCCTGGAGATCGTCACCAACCCTGATGGCTTTGCCTTCACCCACAGCACG AATCGCATGTGGCGCAAGACTCGTTCCCACACAGCAGGCTCCCTCTGTATTGGCGTGGACCCCAACAGGAACTGGGATGCCGGCTTTGGGT TGTCCGGAGCCAGCAGTAACCCCTGCTCAGAGACTTACCACGGCAAGTTTGCCAATTCCGAAGTGGAGGTCAAGTCCATTGTGGACTTTGTGAAGGACCATGGGAACATCAAGGCCTTCATCTCCATCCACAGCTACTCCCAGCTCCTCATGTATCCCTATGGCTACAAAACAGAACCAGTCCCTGACCAGGATGAGCTG GATCAGCTTTCCAAGGCTGCTGTGACAGCCCTGGCCTCTCTCTACGGGACCAAGTTCAACTATGGCAGCATCATCAAGGCAATTT ATCAAGCCAGTGGAAGCACTATTGACTGGACCTACAGCCAGGGCATCAAGTACTCCTTCACCTTTGAGCTCCGGGACACTGGGCGCTATGGCTTCCTGCTGCCAGCCTCCCAGATCATCCCCACGGCCACGGAGACGTGGCTGGCGCTTCTGACCATCATGGAGCACACCCTGAATCACCCTTACTGA